From a single Agrobacterium tumefaciens genomic region:
- the dnaE gene encoding DNA polymerase III subunit alpha, which produces MGDTVVRGENSDETLKTPGFVHLRVHSAYSLLEGALPLKKIMSKAVADGQPAIAITDTNNLFVALEFSEKARDEGLQPIIGCQVSIDMQDAAEDRRNHNSHLAKLPAIVLLAANAEGYERLVDLISRAYLEGEGSGGHSVHITRAWLEEASNAGLIALTGATGGPVDMALKEGHAAQAKERLLTLKSLFGDRLYIELQRQSGYDRSHERRMIGLAYDNDIPLVATNEAFFPSKADYEAHDALMAVAHNAIVSDDSRFRLTPDHYLKSRQEMTALFADIPEALENTIEIALRCSYVLKKRGPILPRFTGASEDPEAAEHAETEELRRQAVEGLDQRLAALGMSPGYTEQDYRERLDFELGVISRMKFPGYFLIVADFIKWAKQQDIPVGPGRGSGAGSLVAYALTITDVDPLRFSLLFERFLNPERVSMPDFDIDFCQDRREEVIRYVQRKYGREQVAQIITFGSLQARAALRDVGRVLEMPYGQVDKICKLVPNNPANPTPLSKAIEEEPRLQEEADKEPVVARLLDIAQKIEGLYRHASTHAAGIVIGDRPLSKLVPMYRDPRSDMPVTQFNMKWVESAGLVKFDFLGLKTLTVLKVAVDFVAKRGIKVDLAAIPLEDTKTYEMLSRGETIGVFQVESAGMRKALIGMRPDCIEDIIALVALYRPGPMENIPVYNARKHGEEELESIHPTIDHLLKETQGVIVYQEQVMQIAQVLSGYSLGEADLLRRAMGKKIKEEMDQQRERFVDGAIRNGVSKPQANTIFDLLAKFANYGFNKSHAAAYAIVSYQTAYMKAHYPVEFLAASMTLDMANTEKLNDFRQDAGRLGIEVVAPSVQTSFRQFETGENRIYYSLAAIKGVGEGAVEHIVEVRGDKPFTSLEDFCLRIDPKQINRRVLESLINAGGFDCFGRDRAELIGGLDRIIGYAQMAQNNRTIGQSDMFGSGGGNGPEKLVLPAFQPWLASEKLLREYQVLGFYLTAHPLDTYRPVLEKLRVQNFADFSAAVKQGATAGRLAGTVTGKQERKTRTGNKMGIVTFSDASGQYEAVLFSEGLAQFRDLLEVGKSLVITVQAEERPEGIGLRIQTAQSLEEKSVQMQKALRVYVRDSGPLKTVARHLNTKGDGSVYFIVIKDEGSREIEVELTEKYRISPEIAAALRAAPGVVDVELV; this is translated from the coding sequence ATGGGCGATACGGTTGTGCGTGGAGAAAACTCTGACGAAACGCTGAAAACGCCTGGTTTCGTCCATCTGCGGGTTCATTCCGCTTACTCCCTGCTTGAGGGGGCGTTACCCCTCAAGAAAATCATGTCCAAGGCCGTCGCGGACGGCCAGCCGGCAATTGCCATCACCGATACCAACAATCTTTTCGTTGCGCTGGAGTTTTCCGAAAAAGCGCGCGACGAAGGTTTGCAGCCGATCATCGGTTGTCAGGTGTCGATCGACATGCAGGATGCGGCGGAGGACCGCCGCAATCATAACAGTCATCTTGCAAAACTCCCCGCCATCGTGCTTCTGGCCGCCAATGCCGAAGGTTACGAGCGGTTGGTGGACCTGATCAGCCGCGCCTATCTGGAAGGCGAGGGTAGCGGCGGACATTCCGTGCATATTACCCGCGCGTGGCTGGAAGAAGCCTCCAATGCCGGGCTGATCGCACTGACGGGCGCTACTGGCGGTCCTGTCGATATGGCGTTGAAGGAAGGCCATGCCGCGCAGGCCAAAGAGCGGCTGCTGACGCTGAAGTCGCTCTTCGGTGACAGGCTCTATATCGAATTGCAGCGTCAGTCCGGCTACGACCGTTCCCATGAGCGACGCATGATCGGCCTTGCTTATGACAATGATATTCCGCTGGTCGCTACCAACGAGGCTTTTTTCCCTTCCAAGGCAGACTATGAGGCGCATGACGCACTGATGGCGGTGGCGCATAATGCCATCGTTTCCGATGACAGCCGCTTCCGCCTGACCCCCGATCATTATCTGAAAAGCCGGCAGGAGATGACGGCGCTGTTTGCCGACATTCCCGAGGCGCTGGAAAACACTATCGAGATTGCGCTCCGCTGCTCTTATGTGCTGAAGAAGCGCGGACCCATCCTGCCGCGTTTCACCGGCGCCAGCGAAGACCCGGAAGCGGCGGAACATGCCGAAACCGAGGAGCTTCGCCGCCAGGCGGTGGAGGGGCTGGATCAGCGGCTTGCCGCGCTCGGCATGTCGCCCGGCTATACGGAACAGGATTATCGCGAGAGACTGGATTTCGAACTCGGCGTCATCTCGCGCATGAAGTTCCCCGGTTACTTCCTGATCGTTGCCGACTTCATCAAATGGGCCAAGCAGCAGGATATTCCGGTCGGCCCTGGCCGTGGTTCGGGCGCCGGCTCGCTTGTGGCTTATGCACTGACCATTACCGATGTCGATCCGTTGCGTTTCTCATTGCTGTTCGAGCGCTTCCTCAATCCCGAACGTGTATCGATGCCTGACTTCGATATCGACTTCTGCCAGGACCGGCGCGAAGAGGTGATCCGCTACGTGCAGCGCAAATATGGCCGCGAACAGGTGGCGCAGATCATCACCTTCGGTTCGCTGCAGGCGCGCGCGGCGTTGCGCGATGTCGGCCGCGTGCTGGAAATGCCCTATGGGCAGGTGGACAAGATCTGCAAGCTGGTGCCCAACAACCCGGCCAATCCGACACCGCTGTCAAAGGCCATCGAGGAAGAGCCGCGCCTGCAGGAAGAGGCAGACAAGGAACCCGTCGTCGCTCGCCTCCTGGATATCGCCCAGAAAATCGAGGGGCTTTATCGCCACGCTTCCACCCACGCCGCCGGTATCGTCATCGGCGACCGGCCGCTGTCGAAGCTGGTGCCGATGTATCGCGATCCGCGGTCCGATATGCCGGTTACCCAGTTCAACATGAAATGGGTGGAAAGCGCCGGTCTCGTCAAATTCGACTTCCTCGGCCTGAAGACGCTGACGGTATTGAAGGTCGCCGTGGATTTCGTCGCCAAGCGCGGCATCAAGGTCGATCTTGCCGCCATTCCGCTGGAGGACACGAAAACCTACGAGATGTTGTCGCGCGGCGAGACCATCGGCGTGTTCCAGGTGGAAAGTGCGGGCATGCGCAAGGCGCTGATCGGCATGCGCCCGGACTGCATCGAGGATATCATCGCGCTGGTGGCGCTTTATCGTCCGGGCCCGATGGAAAACATCCCGGTCTATAATGCCCGCAAACATGGCGAGGAGGAGCTGGAGTCCATCCATCCGACCATCGACCATCTCCTGAAGGAAACGCAGGGTGTTATCGTCTATCAGGAACAGGTGATGCAGATCGCCCAGGTCCTGTCAGGTTATTCGCTTGGCGAAGCCGATCTTCTGCGCCGCGCCATGGGCAAGAAGATCAAGGAGGAGATGGACCAGCAGCGCGAGCGTTTTGTCGATGGCGCCATCAGGAACGGCGTGTCGAAACCGCAGGCCAACACCATCTTCGACCTTCTGGCGAAGTTCGCCAATTACGGCTTCAACAAGAGCCACGCCGCCGCCTACGCCATCGTGTCCTACCAGACCGCCTATATGAAGGCGCATTATCCGGTGGAGTTCCTGGCGGCGTCCATGACGCTCGATATGGCGAACACGGAAAAGCTCAACGATTTTCGGCAGGATGCCGGCCGCCTCGGCATCGAGGTCGTCGCGCCTTCGGTACAGACGTCTTTCCGCCAGTTCGAGACCGGTGAAAACCGCATCTATTATTCGCTGGCCGCCATCAAGGGCGTCGGCGAGGGCGCGGTCGAACATATCGTCGAAGTGCGCGGCGACAAGCCGTTCACGAGCCTTGAGGATTTCTGTCTGCGTATCGATCCCAAACAGATTAACCGGCGTGTTCTGGAAAGTCTTATCAATGCCGGCGGCTTCGACTGTTTCGGCCGCGATCGCGCCGAACTGATTGGCGGGCTCGACCGTATCATCGGTTATGCGCAGATGGCGCAGAACAACCGCACCATCGGCCAGTCGGACATGTTCGGTTCAGGTGGTGGAAACGGCCCGGAAAAGCTGGTGCTGCCGGCCTTCCAGCCGTGGCTCGCCTCGGAAAAGCTGTTGCGTGAATATCAGGTGCTCGGGTTCTACCTCACGGCCCATCCGCTCGACACCTATCGCCCCGTGCTGGAAAAGTTGCGCGTGCAGAATTTCGCGGATTTTTCGGCGGCGGTGAAGCAGGGTGCGACCGCCGGGCGTCTGGCTGGCACCGTCACTGGCAAGCAGGAGCGCAAGACCCGCACCGGCAACAAGATGGGTATCGTCACCTTCTCGGATGCGTCAGGGCAATATGAGGCGGTGCTTTTTTCCGAAGGGCTCGCTCAGTTCCGTGATCTGCTCGAGGTCGGCAAATCGCTTGTCATCACCGTGCAGGCGGAGGAACGTCCGGAAGGCATCGGTCTGCGCATCCAGACGGCTCAGTCGCTGGAGGAGAAATCGGTGCAGATGCAGAAGGCTCTGCGCGTCTATGTGCGCGATTCCGGCCCACTGAAAACCGTCGCCCGCCACCTCAACACCAAGGGTGACGGGTCGGTCTATTTCATCGTCATCAAGGATGAAGGCAGCCGCGAGATTGAGGTGGAACTGACGGAGAAATACCGCATTTCCCCGGAAATCGCCGCAGCCCTGCGTGCCGCTCCCGGCGTCGTCGATGTGGAACTGGTTTAA
- a CDS encoding ABC transporter ATP-binding protein: MAKKTVLRLTGVERTYGQGETSLSILRKADLELRSGEMVALVAPSGTGKSTLLHLAGLLEHPDAGEVFINGAPCNGLPDETRTAIRRSDIGFVYQFHHLLPEFSAVENVMMPQLIAGLTQAEARKRASALLDYMRVGHRGEHRPAELSGGEQQRVAIARAVANAPLLLLADEPTGNLDPETAHYVFDALEALVRQSGLAAMIATHNHDLAARMDRRVTLADGKIVDF, encoded by the coding sequence ATGGCAAAAAAAACAGTGCTGCGGCTTACCGGCGTGGAACGGACCTATGGTCAGGGTGAAACGTCGCTTTCCATTCTGCGCAAGGCCGATCTTGAATTGAGAAGCGGTGAGATGGTGGCGCTCGTCGCCCCCTCCGGTACCGGAAAATCCACACTGCTGCATCTGGCGGGGCTTCTGGAACATCCTGACGCGGGTGAGGTTTTCATCAACGGCGCGCCATGCAACGGGCTTCCGGATGAAACCCGCACGGCGATCCGTCGCAGCGATATCGGCTTCGTTTATCAGTTCCATCACCTGCTGCCGGAGTTTTCGGCGGTGGAAAATGTAATGATGCCGCAGCTCATCGCCGGTCTGACGCAGGCTGAGGCGCGCAAGCGTGCCAGCGCCCTGCTGGATTACATGCGCGTCGGCCATCGCGGCGAACATCGCCCGGCCGAACTTTCCGGCGGCGAGCAGCAGCGCGTGGCGATTGCGCGCGCGGTTGCCAATGCGCCGCTTCTGCTGCTCGCGGATGAGCCGACCGGCAACCTCGATCCCGAGACCGCGCATTATGTTTTCGATGCGCTGGAGGCCCTGGTGCGCCAGTCCGGCCTTGCGGCGATGATCGCCACGCATAACCACGACCTCGCTGCCCGCATGGACCGACGGGTAACGCTTGCAGACGGCAAGATCGTCGACTTCTGA